The Panicum virgatum strain AP13 chromosome 5K, P.virgatum_v5, whole genome shotgun sequence genome has a window encoding:
- the LOC120710610 gene encoding uncharacterized protein LOC120710610 yields the protein MLFLPCLPFAAKFPIERENQGKMKLVWCPEMASKAYIDGVRALAGHNDLAGSAEVAELVAAMAGGWNAQLVVEAPDVSAQPSNASSLPPATSLALAAAARRTGGRYASVLPEGDSASAVYAGIVGPQEDEDAGAESPTVVAGSDAEEAMARLEGVDLLVIDARRQDEAAVLRAARPGERGMVVVRHGHGRRRGATALAAATSMVAGTRLVRSVYLPIGKGVEVLHVGVGKGPSLHGRGGRRATGRWIRQVNHNTGEEHVFRRQ from the coding sequence ATGCTTTTCCTCCCGTGCCTTCCCTTCGCCGCAAAGTTTCCTATTGAGAGAGAGAATCAGGGGAAGATGAAGCTGGTGTGGTGTCCGGAGATGGCGTCCAAGGCCTACATCGATGGCGTCAGGGCGCTCGCCGGCCACAATGACCTGGCCGGGTCGGCGGAGGTGGCCGAGCtcgtcgccgccatggccggcggctggAACGCGCAGCTCGTCGTCGAGGCGCCGGACGTGTCGGCGCAGCCGTCCAACGCGTCTTCCCTGCCGCCCGCCACGAGcctcgcgctcgccgcagcCGCGCGGCGCACGGGCGGGCGCTACGCCAGCGTGCTCCCGGAGGGTGACTCCGCGTCCGCGGTCTACGCCGGCATCGTCGGCCCGCAGGAGGATGAGGACGCCGGAGCGGAGTCGCCGACGGTCGTCGCGGGCAGCGACGCGGAAGAGGCGATGGCGCGGCTCGAGGGCGTGGACCTGCTGGTGATCGACGCGCGGCGGCAGGATGAAGCCGCCGTGCTGCGGGCGGCCAGACCCGGAGAGAGGGGCATGGTCGTGGTACGCCACGGACACGGTAGGCGGCGCGGCGCCACGGCGCTGGCTGCCGCGACGTCCATGGTGGCGGGGACCAGGCTCGTGCGCTCCGTCTACCTGCCCATCGGCAAGGGCGTCGAGGTCCTGCACGTCGGCGTCGGAAAGGGGCCTAGTCTGCATGGCCGGGGCGGCCGCAGGGCGACCGGCCGTTGGATCCGGCAGGTCAACCACAACACGGGCGAGGAGCATGTCTTCCGGCGGCAGTAG